GAACCATCCCGAATCTTCTAAAGCTTTAATTAAGATTGTAGTAGCACCCTGAGTTACTGCGGTGCTAAAAGTAGAACCATTCTCTACTGCTTTGTACTGCCCTGTTTGATCGCTAAAGTTATAGACAGCCACTTCAACAGGGTCATTAGCGGGAGGCAGACCTGTCAAAAGTTGTGAATTTGTGGATTTTTCCCCCGGTCGGGCAGGGTCATTACTGAATGGTTGATTAAAATATGCCCCGCAAGAGCTTAAAGTGCTAATCACGAGAAATAGCACTACCTGGTAGGTCTTGTTCATAAAACTTAATTATTTGGGATAACTATTTGTGATTCTTCCCCCGTCGAGGTATCCAGAATATTTATTACCAGCCCCTCCAGGGTTTCATAAATTTCAATGCTTAAAGAGCCGTAAGTAAAGGTACCTTCTTCATCAAACTGAAACCCATCTAACTGTTCCCGCAGAAGAGATCGTGAAATTTGAGTTAAGATCTGACGGTTAATATCTTTTCCTAATCTCTCCAGTTCAGATTCCTGTTGAGCTTGATTTCCGGGAGCTTTTAATTGATTTTGTGCGGTAGCAGATGCCAGCATCCAACTATAATTAAGGTAATTTCCACCAAACGCAGGATTAGTAGGTTGGTATGTAAGCTGTTGAGATTGTACGTTAAATCCTAAAAACAATAAACAGCTGAGTAAAAGTAATTTTTTCATCAAAATTTAATAGTGTTTAAAATTATTGGCCTGCTGTTCCAGTCTCTGTATTTGAGCTAAAACACGAGCCAGTGTCACATTGGCTATTTGTTTGAGGTATTCTTTTTTAGGCTGGGCAAAGAACCGCATCACAAGTTGATCTCCCACACTCACAGAAATTCGGGTCATTCTTCCCCTTCCCGGCACTTCTTCGATTTCAATGTTCTGGGGA
This Salinimicrobium tongyeongense DNA region includes the following protein-coding sequences:
- a CDS encoding curli assembly protein CsgF, with the translated sequence MKKLLLLSCLLFLGFNVQSQQLTYQPTNPAFGGNYLNYSWMLASATAQNQLKAPGNQAQQESELERLGKDINRQILTQISRSLLREQLDGFQFDEEGTFTYGSLSIEIYETLEGLVINILDTSTGEESQIVIPNN